Below is a window of Apodemus sylvaticus chromosome 5, mApoSyl1.1, whole genome shotgun sequence DNA.
acaaacaaaacggtGTGGTACTGATACAGTAAAAGGCAGGTagctcaatggaatagaattgaagacccagaaatcaatCCACACATCtttggtcactttatctttgacaatgAAGCTAAATCACTCAGTGGGAaataaagacagaattttcaacaaatggtgttggttcaattggcaGCCAACAggttgaagaatgcaaattgatccattcttatctccctgtacaaaccTCAAGTCTTAAGTGAATTAAGGgcctccacataataccagatacactgaatctaacagaagagaaagtggggaaaagcctggaacacatgggcacaggggaaaatttcctgaatagaatgcCAATGACTTTTGCTCTAAGGTCAAGattcgacaaatgggacctcacaaaattacaaagcttttgtaaagcaaaggaaactgtcaatagatcaaaatggcagccaacaggttgggaaaagatctttaccaattgtgcatctgatagaggacaaatatccaatatatacaaagaactcaagaagttatactcaagaaccaaataaccccattaaaaattggtgaacagagttaaacaaagaattctcaactgaggaaattgaatGGACAAGAAGCACCTAatgacatgttcaacatccttagtcaacagggaaatgtaaatcaaaacaaccctgaggtactatctcacaccagtcagaatggctaagatcagtacTCTGTTGACAGCAGttgctggtgaagatgtagaggaagaggaacactcctacctTGCTGTTAGAATTgcaagtggtacaaccactctggaaggtggttcctcagaaaattgtatacAATACTGCCTGCGAACCCAGCTAtttcactcctaggcatatagccagaagatgctccaacagaagagcacatgcttcactatgttaaTAACAGCCATAttggtaatagccagaagctggaaacaacgcaaatgtccctcaacagaggaatggatacagaaaatgtggtgcatttataaaatgtaatacTATTTAGATactaaaagcaatgacttcatgaaattgttaggcaaatggatggaactagaaaatatcatccggagtaaggtaacacagtcacaaaacacTTGGTATatactcaccgataagtggacattaggcaaagagcatggaatacccacgatacaattcacacaccacatgaagttcaagaggaggaaaaactaaaaaatatagaaggtcaaacaaaataatcaagggaagtagagggtgggagggacttggatggaagagaaggaagggagaggaaaaagaggggaagaatcagtTTTGGGACGTGTTGGAGGACATGTCCAGGAAATTAACAGAGATTTGTAAGTATGGGGCTTGGGAACTGGGAGTAGTacccagaaagtcccagatgcctgGAAATCAGGAGCCTCCCAGAACCCCACAGGGATGATATTAGTTGAAGCACATCACAAAGGTAAgggagaacctgtggagaccatatcCACAGATTAGgtatgtccccccccccccgccccgttgAGGAGTggggccacacacccatctccaaaattttaacccagaattgctcctgtctaaagcaaatatagggacaaagagtggaacgaAGATGGAAGAAAAGGCCATCAAAGACTGTCGAAACTTGGGATCCAGCCCAcatgtagacaccaaacccagaccctaCTACagattccaagaagtgcttgttggcaggatcctgatacagctgtctcttgagaggctctgccagatcctgactgatacagatgcagattcttgcagccaaccactggaccaGGGACCTCAATAGAGGCATTAGGGgaaaaactgaaggagctgaagggggccTTATGTGGCATCAATGGAAAGGTCCtatggtcctatgaaggcttgatgccccagggtagaaGAATGCTAGGGAAGTAAGACAGGATTGGGTAGGTAGGTAAGGGaccacccttatagaagcagggtagTGGGGGATAAGATAGGGAAGTTGCACAGGGGAAACCCAGAGAGgggttaacatttcaaatgtaaataaataaaatatccgaTTAAAAATTGATGCTATGATTCCATTTTTATCTTGGAATTTAGATTTCCTTCCTGAGTTTCATATGTACTCATTGAGTCCGTTCAATGTACCCGAGAGAATAAGGAATATTTGCATATAGTCATTTAATATTCACAAGCATCTGAAAATATAGTTTggtttgtattatttttcatctCAGAGAGAACTATTTATATATTGTTGATATGAAACAAACATAATAGAAGAATCACAGAAAATATCAGAATCTTCTCTAAAGGAGGgattaagaagaaaatacataATTAAGAATTAATGAACTAAGAGGGTTGCCTTCTTGAGTAAAATAGTTATTTTCACAGGGGCTGATATGCTGACATTTATTGTTAAGGCTGTGGCTCATAAAGGcttttttttcattaatcatGTTAtagcattttgatttttattaaaatgcattgtatataaaaaagaattctcattATAGCTATACACATAATGAAACTAAAATTAGTgtttgaaaaaatacaaaatattttgcatatatttatgATTTGTTAAAACTTAGAGCCCATGATgattagattttaaaaacatatacatgcatacatctgATTATTTATCTGTAAAACATGAAGTTTATTGTTTTCAGTTATATGGATAGAATGGAAGATATTACAGTGAAATCATCTGGGTAGTAAAGGAAAGGGCTCCATACTTGCTGAGAGGAGAGAAATTTGCAGAACAAATATTCCCTGGACACCGACATGGAGTTGGATGAGAGAATTAACTATTAATGCTAACTAGCAGAGTAGAATAATTATTGGAAGCATCAGCTAACTAATATGTTTAATATTCCCTGTAGGGAGTCTCGTATATTTTAAGTACTAGAGGAAAGACAAGGTTCTCATTTTTATACTCATTACTTACCTTGCCCTTCACTGTATGCTCTGTGTGAGTACTGAATGCTGTACAGTAAGTACTTCATGAAACACGTCATTTAAGACTCACTTAAAATATCtgggatttaaaaaatattgcatCAGCTAAAAGCAGTTAATTGTAATTGCTTGTGTAAGGCCTCAAAAGATCAGCAAGATTTAGTCTCCAGGGATTGTGTCTCCAAGGCTGGAgtcataaatacaaaaatatgtatataactCCCACTCACAAAAAGTTTGTGAGTTTTACCTTGACTCAAAAAAGGTTTGCTTCAAGGTTTCAAAAGAAAGGTATAAATTAGTTTCCATCAGGAAAATAAGTTGGGTTGAAGGTAAGTTAACTAATTTAGATACATTGCATCACTGAGCAGAATTCAATGCTCTTACATTTTGATATACAATATATTCCTGAGTGAGAGAGGCTCCATGATATCTTATCTCAATATTTTATCTTGATGCTGTATTACAGTATATCTCTGTTGTTCTTGCCtaatattttaaactttctacCTTGTTTCATAAAAGAAGATATGATAATTTAGAAACAATTATGCTAATATCGCAACAAAAGAGAATAATGAGAAGATGAAAttgagaaattaaagaaaatctttcAATCTAAGTATCAGGAAACTAGATATAGTTATATGAATCTGTATTTCAGCACTACTGGAATGATTCTTGTATAATATTAGATATTCTGTGTTTGTGtaagtgtctttgtgtgtgtgtgtgtttctttgtgcaTCTGAATGTTTcatgcttttttgtttctttgtctctgtctctcagtgtctTTATGTCTCTGATTCACTCTATCTCTTCCTctgtcacatgtgtgtgtgtttgtttgtttatgagttTATATATGAGTAGAGGCTACTGAATTACTTCAGAAATGTTCCTTAGCTACCATACATCTTTGACTAAAAGATTATAAGGCTATGATGACTAGCCTGCAAGTCTTACTGTTCTACCTATGTTCATCTCCCAATTGAAGCTAATGCTATTTAAACCTAGCTAATTAGAATGAACATCACAACGTCCATGGGTCCACTAGGAAAGTACTCTACAGTCAGATCTGTCTTTCCTGCTTCAGAAAGTATAATAtccttttattctattctatgttTGTATTCTTTAGGCAATATAAAAACATAATGAATATATTTCCTATAAAAGTCATTAAGACTTTTTCAAACAGTAGTTTTCCCAGTGTCAGATATGCAAATTTTTAGATCTGATATGGAataacaaatatgtacatactaattcatatatatacatatacttaataTAAATGTGTGATtgtatgttttaaattatgtttacatatatgatattattaaatacagagtaatgaaaataatatattatataggctatcatttatgaatatatacaatgaaaaagaCTTGTATTaggtataaaattaactgaagatGAAGATGATATAATTCCATGTTCTTGAAACAATAAACACTAAAACTTACAActgttttattaacttttagaatAAACTACATATTCTAGAGAAGACAAGCCATGTTACTGACATATGAAAATAAGAGTGGGGCCATGTTCATCCTATTGGGCTTTTCAGATTACCCAGAAATAGAGGCTCCTCTCTTCTTGGTGTTTCTCACTATCTACAGCATCACTGTGGTCGGGAATATTGGCATGATTGTCTTAATCAGAATTAACACCAAGctgcacacccccatgtacttcttcctcagtcaTCTCTCCTTTGTGGATTTCTGTTATTCCTCAATCATTGCTCCTAAGATGCTTGTGAATCTTTCTGTAAAAGACAGAGCCATCTCATTTTTAGAATGTATACTacagtattttttctttgctaTCTTTGTGGTAACTGAATCCATTTTATTAGTGGTTATGGCCTATGACCGATTTGTGGCCATCTGCAGACCACTGCTCTACACAGTAGCCATGTCTCAGAAACTCTGCATCAGCCTAGTGGTGGGGTCATATGCATGGGGACTCACATGTTCCTTGACAATGACATGTTCTGTTGTCCAGTTATCTTTTGTTGGTTTCAACACAATTGATCATTTCTTTTGTGAATTTTCCTCACTTCTTGTCCTTTCATGCTCTGATACTCATGTTAATCAAATACTCCTCCTCTCACTTTCTACTGTGAATGCTCTTAGCACTCTTCTCATTATTCTCCTGTCATATGTGTTCATCCTTGCCACAATCCTCAAGATGCAATCATCCAGGGGACGCCAAAAGGCTTTCTCTACGTGTGCTTCACACCTGACTACCATCACCATCTTCTATGGCACTATCCTGTTTCTCTACTCTGTACCCAACTCAAAGAACTCCCAGCTCACATTCAAAGTGGCCTCTTTGTTTTATACCCTGGTGATCCCCATGCTCAACCCTCTGATTTACAGTCTGCGGAATAAAGATGTGAAGGATACAATCAGGAAATTCATGAAGATTAAATTTATTGCTCTCTCCCATTCATCTTCTCAGATACATTGATCTTGGCTCAAGTACAGGAGTTTTAGAGGATATTAATTAtaagattatattaaaattaataatttttcaaCTGAGCAGAAATgactttattttaaagagaattcCATGTTCTCTGTATCAATTTTCAGAAATCAATCAGAGATCACAAATTATTTATATTCCATCTCTAAAATTGAAATAACATTAGATTTTATAATATCATTGTAGTATTTAAATGTAACTATCATCAAGGATACTTTATATTACATAATAACTCAGATTTTAAGAGGACCTATggctatttaatatatattttaaataaacaaatagattttCATTATATATGCATTGGTAAAGTAACACAAAATTTTTTGGAACTGGTTGTGtgaataaatctcttttcttttgtatctatatctgtttttctgattttaaagaaatttatatgATGTAAACATACAAACTTATGGTGACTGTGACAAATTCTACAAGACCTGTATGAGTTCCAGACAGACCAAGTCTGACCATGGTGGAAGAAGTGTAGAAATATACATTTACCATTAATCATATAATGAGCTAATTGTCATTTCATAGCTTGTAGGAAACaaataatagatttatttttaataatgtggcTCCCTGCTGTGGTTAAGACTGGGTGGGAAACAAAACAGGACTTGATAGGGGTAAACATATCGCAAATTTTTGTGGGAAGATATCAAACAGGTTGAGataaatgatagaaaaaaaaGCTGAATGAAAATTTCATAATATGCCTGAAGCCTATGAAATTCTAAAATACATTCATTTGTGGATTAAGTAAACAACTTAAGTTAAGAATagatatatgtatgcacatgtgaatgtAAAGCAAATGATAAAAATATGGATTTTCAACAAATAAATAGCTAACAATAATCCTTATCCACACCATTGTTTGCTACCCccaccaaaaaagaaataaagacaaatacctaatTTCGAAGGTTGAAAAAGTATAATAGATATAACAATGGCCACAAGATTATAGAATTTGTATTGAAAATGTATAAATGCATAATGAATACAACTAATATTCTCAAAAGGATTGAGTAAAATTAGACTcctgaaaaatatttatattaaaattattctttctttcaaaattgATAATGAAAAACAGagatgaggattttttttaaagaaattgttaAGATTATACAACTCTCCTatccaaaacaaaatagaactcTTAGCAAGAGAGGGAGGCCATTAGAAGAAACTGCGAGCAAGGTATGGCACAATGCTCACTCTACTCTTATTCCCAGACCTATGTTTTCTTCTACGCTGGGATGTTTCTCATGATCTATAAAACACAGTCACACATAGCAGCTTTTCATTACCATGTTAAAACTAATTTTGCTCTtaagaagcagaagaaggaagGTAGTGTGGGAGTTGgaaagggtggaaggagagaaaactgTGGTTTCAGTTGTATgctatgagagaagaatctattttcaataaaattgaaagaaaagaaaaaaaggcagagTACTAAGGTTTATGTCAACAAAGcagtctttgtttttttattggataaatatattgttaatatttcaaatgttatcctctttaccagtttcccctccagaaaccccctatctcctcccctctctctgattctatgagggtgtttccccaacCATCCACTCATTCCTGTctgcctgccctggcattcccctacagacCAGGACATCtcctgccacatatgcagctggatccatgcGTAGCTCCatgtctttggttggtggtttagtccctgggaactcttggggttctggttggttgatattgctgttatTCCTATGGAGTCATCTTAATCCGAAGGTTCAGGTAATGTTGAAGAGAAGGGAGCAGAAAAATTGTAAGAGACAGAGGATATAGAACTATCCGGGAGATTATGTCTCATAGGAATTTCAGAAGCCTCACTCATAAACCAACATGTTTGTCCAAGCATGAGGGCTGAGTTATTAGAGATATAtttgagaaaaatgttttattcagaaaataaaagacataaatggAATCATGGGGTAATAATGTAATACTGGGTTTAAAAAtctaatatttgttttattgagaaATATTGTTAgaacattcatggttttcttcctttgtgGTGTCATGCCATTTGCAATGCATCATGTGGACGTCCCAAATAGAAACTTATAAGATGACTTCATCACCTTAAATATACTTTAAGTAAGTATAATAATTAATGATAGACTCTTGAAGTTTTCTAAATGATTGACTGTATGTTCATATATTTCTACCTAGCCTGTATTATACAATACTAGTCTATTTAAATGATGTTGGAAATATTAaaatgccctgaataaacttttATTGAATTTTTGTGAAAACCTGAGTCATTGTCCAAATCattctattttaaatgaaaacttgATTTTGACCTGAAATATCATAAACTTATTACTTATAGAATAGTACTAAAAAGAGAATAGCCATCATATCCTATTTCTCATGCATGATAAAAATACCAGATTTTACATCTTTGAGCCACTTGGCAGAAATATCTTCTTTTGTCATCCTTCCAAGTACAGTCATCCTTCCAAGTACCCAATATgaatatgtataattttaagtGATGATTAGACCAATGGAACAAATTATTTCTGcatattttgaaaaatggaaaaaatatgcAAGTATATCATCTGTAATATGATGTTACAAAAGCTCAATAAAGATATTATTTGATCaagttattttgtatatatgctaATTATTAAAAGGTTTTTGATATAAATTCTATTAATGATGAACAGATTTTCATTGTTTATGCATGTGTAAAGTAATACAAAAGTAGTTTTAGAATTGATTGTCTGagagaatattttttctattgtatttatttctatttttctgactTTTACAATTTTATCTCTTACAATGTatcactttaaaattatttatcttgTAAGTGAAGAAtagcatttaaatttaaaatacagtCTGTGTTTACTCCTGTCATTCTTGCAAAATCAAGTTCATATTTTGATATAAACAACATAACCAAATAAGCAAGTTCATAGCTTTTAGTCTgacacaacaacaataaccatTTTACTCTCAAATTCTAAGAGACTAGTGATTCATAGCAACTCTATGAACAACATGGTGGAGGCATACGACTTTCTGTGTATAGCTAAATATAGTTTATAAGACGCTTACCACATAAAACTATATTTCATAAATTGTACACTTTATATTTCTTACAAATGTCTAGTGCTCTGCTATGTAACACATCTTCTTTGGTTATTAATATGTACTTGGTTCATGCTCTTGAAAATATGAATATACTTCAGAGATCTGATGATGGGAAATGCAGATAACTTTGATTGCTGACCTGATGGCTTCTTTGGAAACATGTGCTCTATAAAAGTTTCTGGATAAtataatgtaattttttatttcaccagttttcttttgtttcattttgtttgaattACTTTGAGATAGAATCTTATTATATAGCCCAATGAGGTCTCAAACTCAAAAAACTTCTGGCGCCAACCTTCCAAATTCTGGTACTAAAAAGGCACATTAACAATAAGCTttactttttttctgattttgttgttattttagagAAACCTAATTTTCCATTAATAGATATAATGTCCATTTTTACTCACATTGTGTAAAGCTTTCATTTTCTCCACATATTTTTAAGTATTCCTTAGtttccctttttcatttttttattctatatattctttatttacatttcaactgagaTCTGCTTTTttggatctcccctccctgaaagtcccataagccctcttatttccccctgttcccaatccaccccttcacacttccctgtcctggtactcccctacactgctgcactgagcctttccaggacctggggcaactccatccttcttcttgggcaacatttgataagtgaattgtgaCTTgactattccaagcttctaggctaatatccacttatcagtgagtgcctaccacgagtgttcttttgagactgggttacatcacttaggataataatctccagttccatccatttgtctaagaatttcatgaattcattgtttctaatggctaaatagtactccattgtgaatatataccacattttctgtatccattcctttgttgagggacatctgtgttttctccagcttctggatattgtaaatagggctgctatgaacatagtggagcatgtatccttatttcatgctggggagttctctgggtatatgcccaggagtggtatagcaggatcctcctgaagcatcattcccaattttctgaggaaccaccaggctgatttccagagtggcagtaccagcttgcaaccccaacatcagtggagaagtgtttctctttcttcacaacctcgccagcacctgttttctcctgacattttttttatttgatataatttatttacatttcaaatgatttccccttttctagcccccccactccccaaaagtcccgtaagcccccttctcttcccctgtcctccctcccaccccttcccagttccccgttctggttttgccaaatactgtttcactgagtctttccagaaccagggaccactcctgctttcttcttgtatctcatttgatgtgtggattatgttttgggtattccagttttctaggttaataaccacttattagtgagtgcataccatgattcaccttttgagtctgggttacctcacttagtatgatgttctctagctccatccatttgcctaagaatttcatgaattcattgtttctaatggctgaatagtactccattgtgtagatataccacattttttgcatccactcttctgttgagggatacctgggttctttccagcatctggcaattataaatagggctgctatgaacatagtagagcatgtatccttattacatggtggggaatcctctggatatatgcccaggagtggtatagcaggatcttctggaagtgaggtgcccagttttcggaggaaccgccagactgctttccagagtggttgtaccaatttgcaaccccaccagcagtggaggagtgttcctctttctccgcaccctctccaaaacctgctgtctcctgaatttttaatcttagccattctgactggtgtaagatgaaatcttagggttgttttgatttgcatttccctaatgactaatgaagttgagcattttttaagatgcttctccgccatccgaagttcttcaggtgagaattctttgtttaactctgtaccccattttttaatagggttgttcggttttctggagtctaacttcttcagttctttatatatattggatattagccctctatctgatgtaggattggtgaagatcttttcccaatttgttggttgctgatctgtcctcttgatggtgtcctttgccttacagaaactctgtaaccttatgaggtcccatttgtcaattcttgctcttagagcatacgctattggtgttctgttcagaaactttctccctgtaccgatgtcctcaagggtcttccccagtttcttttctattagcttcagagtgtctggctttatgtggaggtccttgatccatttggatttgagcttagtacaaggagacaaggatggatcaattcgcattcttctgcatgctgacctccagttgaaccagcaccatttgttgaaaaggctatttttttccattggatgttttcagcct
It encodes the following:
- the LOC127684832 gene encoding olfactory receptor 5D18-like, with protein sequence MLLTYENKSGAMFILLGFSDYPEIEAPLFLVFLTIYSITVVGNIGMIVLIRINTKLHTPMYFFLSHLSFVDFCYSSIIAPKMLVNLSVKDRAISFLECILQYFFFAIFVVTESILLVVMAYDRFVAICRPLLYTVAMSQKLCISLVVGSYAWGLTCSLTMTCSVVQLSFVGFNTIDHFFCEFSSLLVLSCSDTHVNQILLLSLSTVNALSTLLIILLSYVFILATILKMQSSRGRQKAFSTCASHLTTITIFYGTILFLYSVPNSKNSQLTFKVASLFYTLVIPMLNPLIYSLRNKDVKDTIRKFMKIKFIALSHSSSQIH